Genomic DNA from Desulfurivibrio alkaliphilus AHT 2:
TGGACTGGCACAATGGCGCGGGTGCGTGGTGTGATGCAACGTTCAATCTCCTGGGGGTCAATATTCCAGGTATGGGGATCGATGTCGGCCAGAACCGGTTTAGCTCCGGCAAAAATGATGGCATTAACCGTGGCACAAAAAGTAAGCGGGGTTGTAATGACTTCGGCATCAGGGCCAAGATCGGCAGCCAACAGGCTCAAATGTAATGCCGCCGTACAAGAATTGAGCGCCACCGCGTTTTGCACCCCTTTGTAGGCCGCAAAGTCGGCTTCGAACTTTGCCACTCGCGGACCGGTGCCAATCCAGGCGCTACGGAGGCATGCAACCACCTCTTCAATTTCCGCTTCTTCAATCAGCGGGGAACCAAAAACAAGAAAACGATCCTTGGGACGAATGGGATCCATTCAATAACCTCACTGAACTTGCGAATTATGGTGGCCGACCCTTCCCGTCAGCCTGTCTCGCAAGGCCTCCCAACGGCGTTGCCCGACAAGCGGCCAGGTATAATAATAAGAACGCTCATGCGCGTTACTGCCAAAATCTTTCCTCAGTTTTGGATCTGCAAAAACCTTTCGTATCGCTTCAACCCAAGCGTCTGAATCATACGGGTCCATAATGATCCCGTCCTGTCCATCGCGAACAATACTCCCTCCGCCCATCGGGCTTACCAACGATGGAAGCCCGGCCCCCATGGCAAGATAGGTCACCAGAGGACTTCCCTCCTCGAGGCTCGGGAGCATAAAAACATCTGCCTCTTGCAGTACCGGCTTGAGATCCTGGCAATAGCCAACATGCTGGATATCTGGGCGCTCCAGATAAGGCGCGACCAATTGCCTGACATTGGGTTCTATCGCGCCGACCAGCTTCAGTATTCCCTGAACGCCGGCTTTCACCCAATAGTCCAGCAACAACAGCACACCTTTACGAATGCCGATCCGCCCCATAAAAACCGCCGTGATCTCCTTTTTCTTCCGCTTCGCTATCAGATCATCAGAGAAGATATCTGAAGTCGCGAGCCCATAGCTGCATGAAATAATTTTATTGCTTGGAACACCGGCCTTGACCAGGGAGCCGGTTACCTGCTCACTGGGACTGTAGAGATAATCTGCCAATTCAAATTTGCTATTTTCAACAGCAATCCCGGCAAAATCCTGCTTGTGACCAACGGGTATGCCGAGCCGGGAGTATTCCACATCAAGGATTGGCTTGCTGGTGGCCAGATGTGTGTTTATCTTCTCGGTTACGATGATATTCCCACGTTGCTTGACTTTTCGGAACAGCTCAACCGAAGACCCTGGCCAGAGATAAGCTATATCCTTTTTTTCCAAAGCGCCAATGAAACGTTTTTCCATGATTTTCCGGATAGTTTCCTGACTGAGCAAACGATACCCCAACGACTTGAGCCGGGGGGGCAAAACGTAACGATGAAATTTGCTCTTTAATGACAACTCGGTTGTGTAGCAAAACAAGGTGGCATCTGCCCCGCTGTCAATCATGCTCTCAATGATCGCATGTGCCGCGTACCCTGGGCCGGCGGCTTTAATATGTATTGGGTATGAAGCAACGATGCGCATGGCTTCAGCAATCCTCCCGATTTGAGAGCACAGTGATCATTTCTGTACTATTGGTCCAGACAACAAAAAAGCCAGCGACGCCATGCGCAGCAATAGAATTTTTTGTTCGTTATCGGGAGGAAAACTTGCAATGGTTTGAAAACCACAACGTGCAAACTGTTCTTTTGTCTGTGAAAAAACTTCCTGGAAAAACGCCTGGTTTTCAGCGTTATCGACATACTGGCCGATGAAACTGTCAATATCCCCCCCGGCTTTCCCATCTTTTCGCAGCCATTCGGGCATTCGATTGACCAGTTTACGATACACCGCGTTTTTCAAGTGGGTCAAACGATACGCTACCAGATTTTGTGCGGCAAATCCTCCGGTGTTCTCTTTCGGGATTCGGGCGAGTTCCGGGAATCGTCGTCGATAGAACGCGTTATACAATCTGTCCCCGGCCCGAAGCATTTTCGCGACCCCCATGCAAGCCGTAAAAATTTTTCGGTCGTAGAATGGACAAAGCGTGTCTGCTCTGCGCATAAAACTGACAGGTCCGCCAGATGTCAAAAGAGCTCCCCTGAAGCGGTGCAACAGCATTTCAATCATATCGGCATCTGTAGGGCAATGTTTTTGGAGCCGTTTTACTAGGTCAGTCAGGTGCTGTTTTTCGCGGACTTCAATTGCCTCCACCCAATGGGTCGGCAGTGCTGATATTTTCCGGCCGTAACCGGTGGCCAGCCTTTCCAGATAAGTCGAGCCAGGGAGGCGCGGTGTTTGGTACCGATCAAGCCCCAAAATAATTTTATACAATGGCTCGTTTCGGCGCTTCAACTTGTAATAAAAACCGCCACCCAGGACGACATCACCGATGTGGCCGTCGATAATGTAGGCCGGGTTGTTTCTGGTCAAAGTTTCCAGGATGGCATACATGTGGCTGCTTTCCAAACTGTCCCCAGTCCCGGTCCCGTACAAAAAGTCTTCCGCGAAACGGCAAGGAGAGTTCGCTGCGACCTGAAATACTTCGGTCTGAAGTCCAAGCGTCACAGCAACCCTACGTGCGACCATGGCCTCTTGAGTATCAGGGCTATCATAAGTGCACAGTCGCAAGGACTTCTCCCGGCAATAGGCAGCGATCAATCGTGAGTCATAACCACCGCTGAGCCCTGCCGCTATCGACTCGTCTCCCAAGCGGGCAAAGTAGTCGGTGAATAGAGCATCAAGATAATCTATCGCTTGACTTTCATCTGTAAGCCGTTGTTCCGGATCAGGGTAGGTCGGATAGTTTTCTTGCGAAATTTCGAGGCGCCCCGGCTTGTTAAGCGGCAAAGTAATGGACTGGCCAGGGCCAATTCGTTTGACTTCAGCGAACAGCGACTGATGAAAGGGCAAATAACCGTAAGTTAGATATTCAGCGCAAGCGAGGTCTGTGGGCGACTCACCATCGGCAAGATCGAACTGGTTGATGCCAATCAGTGTTTCTTTTTC
This window encodes:
- a CDS encoding glycosyltransferase family 4 protein, producing MRIVASYPIHIKAAGPGYAAHAIIESMIDSGADATLFCYTTELSLKSKFHRYVLPPRLKSLGYRLLSQETIRKIMEKRFIGALEKKDIAYLWPGSSVELFRKVKQRGNIIVTEKINTHLATSKPILDVEYSRLGIPVGHKQDFAGIAVENSKFELADYLYSPSEQVTGSLVKAGVPSNKIISCSYGLATSDIFSDDLIAKRKKKEITAVFMGRIGIRKGVLLLLDYWVKAGVQGILKLVGAIEPNVRQLVAPYLERPDIQHVGYCQDLKPVLQEADVFMLPSLEEGSPLVTYLAMGAGLPSLVSPMGGGSIVRDGQDGIIMDPYDSDAWVEAIRKVFADPKLRKDFGSNAHERSYYYTWPLVGQRRWEALRDRLTGRVGHHNSQVQ
- a CDS encoding asparagine synthase-related protein; the protein is MTEDQHEIVIEKDSAARGFYISLRHGVGACWPRLVVADKGHSPVFCEDEQKSLCLICVGHLYASRAKSFVVKESLALLAEAYGRTGLDGVRLEIDGGMFALFIIDKANNKLLAIADFLSCMPLYCKSGEKETLIGINQFDLADGESPTDLACAEYLTYGYLPFHQSLFAEVKRIGPGQSITLPLNKPGRLEISQENYPTYPDPEQRLTDESQAIDYLDALFTDYFARLGDESIAAGLSGGYDSRLIAAYCREKSLRLCTYDSPDTQEAMVARRVAVTLGLQTEVFQVAANSPCRFAEDFLYGTGTGDSLESSHMYAILETLTRNNPAYIIDGHIGDVVLGGGFYYKLKRRNEPLYKIILGLDRYQTPRLPGSTYLERLATGYGRKISALPTHWVEAIEVREKQHLTDLVKRLQKHCPTDADMIEMLLHRFRGALLTSGGPVSFMRRADTLCPFYDRKIFTACMGVAKMLRAGDRLYNAFYRRRFPELARIPKENTGGFAAQNLVAYRLTHLKNAVYRKLVNRMPEWLRKDGKAGGDIDSFIGQYVDNAENQAFFQEVFSQTKEQFARCGFQTIASFPPDNEQKILLLRMASLAFLLSGPIVQK